The DNA segment ATCACTGCTCTGCGCATCGCCACATGGGAAGAATGATGGCGGGAGTGGTGGTCGAGGCGTGAGAGGCGCGGTACAgagagcgacgacgagatgaTGCATGCGGCAACAAGCGTGAACTGTTTTGTGCATGTGACCCGTGCGCACTTGTGCTCGCTTGTGCTCAGCTTATGCACACTAGCGCGAGAGCCAAGCCCTTCCCACAAACCCAGACTTTTCGCAAAGAGCTCTGGTGCGTGAAACTTCGAAGACGACGTCGACGACCACATCACCCAACGAACCTCTCTCGATCCGCCCGTCGCATCTCCTCACCTCTCGCCATGTCTTCCAAGACCCAGACCAAGAAGCCCGCGGGCAAGAGCGGCCGCTCCGCCATCGAGGATGTCGTCGCGCGCGAATACACCATCCACCTCCACAAGAGAGTACGTTCAGTTTGATGAAGTCCACGGATGGCCGGGATCTCTGTACACTCTTTGTCGAAAGACGGGTGTACAGAGTGAAGGGCATTGGACGGAAGACTGAGACAAGAGCATACGTCTAACATACTTGAAAGGTCCACGGCGTCAGCTTCAAGAAGAGAGCTCCTCGTGCTATCAAGGAGATCCGCGCTTTCGCTGAGAAGGCTATGGTACGTACATTTCCGCTTCAATGGATATGTTGTCACTTTCAATCAAGAATTGCTCGCTAACACTCTCCTCCACAGGGTACCTCCGACGTCCGCCTCGACCCTCAGTTGAACAAGAAGGTCTGGGAGTCCGGCATCAAGGGCGTCCCTTTCCGCCTCCGTGTCCGCATCAGCCGTAAGCGTAACGACGAGGAGGGCGCCAAGGAGAAGCTCTACTCCTACGTCCAGGCCGTCAACGTCAAGAACCCCAAGGGTCTCCTGACCGCCGTCGTTGAGGACCAGCAATAGATCGCTCGGTAGGCTCCGATGGATGCAAGGACAATAAGGACATGATGAACAGTGGCTTCTCTTTTCTACATTCAGAGCAAGGCGTTACATTGGATGGATGAGGATACCCTCTGCTAGAACGGCCAGCCTGCTCAACACGAGCGGAAACGCAGTCGCGGTTAAGGGCAGAGTACATGGCACTCTAGCATTACGAGTGAAAAGTACGTCTCTATGACAATCAATTGAAAGAAAAGCCTGCCGTTCATCACATCGTGAATTGGTTTCATCCTCAATATTGATCTCGCGATGCCACTCGCCGCCAATTCGTGGGCCGACATGGCTCTTGATAGATACCTTCCACTCAACTGTACTCCATGGGCTCATCTCTGTGCTAAGTTGTGCTCGACAGCACATCTTGCACGACTGCATGACCACTTGTGCCAGGGACTGAGGCCTTCAGCACCGAGACGCGCATGCAGGCGTTTCGAACCCTCCACACGCGCATGACATATACCCACAGTCATGGGCTCGAGCTACACATACTCGTGTCCGATATTGGAAACTCGTTATACCAACCTCGTTTCATGCCTCTTCCATCCGAATTCCAAATTCTCCGAAACCATCACATCTGACTCGCATTTACCAAATGGCTGGAAATATCATTATATGTCGCAGCCAAAAACATATCGCACGCCAGTAACTTCAGAAGTTCTAAACAAGAATGATTTTGGAGCTTAATACTCTTATCACAATGCGTAGCCGGACTTCACACAATCGAACGCGCGGGAACCTTGCCATTTTTCTAACGACAGACATCTGTAACCACATTCGGTACGGAGAATAAAATGGAATGCGAAACGTCAATGTGTTGGAAGTAACTTTTTGAGAAGGCATCATTCAGCCCAGTCTTTCCTGTTTGGTATCATGTCAAGTATTAGGCGATGGCGAATATGTGTCGCGCGCGAGCTGTTGGAGCAGAACCACGAAATGCGACTACGAATCTCCGCGAGGGGCGTCTTTATCATCATGGTCCTGAAAGACCATTCACCAATGTCATGCAATCTAGCCCGACCCGTGAACGCCTCGCTGAGATGACCTAATACCCTCAAATGGCATGCTCTTCAGACATGTTGTCGTGGTTCGCCGTCTACTGTTCGATTTGGTCCTTGAAGCGAAGGACGGCATTATTCAGTAGCAATCCGTCAGCGCCTTTGGGGAGGCTCAATATGCTCGGTTGCCGAGTGCGTGCGCGATCATTGCTGTAGTCGGACATGAGGACCAGTCCGGCTTCCTTCACGCTAGATACCAGCGAAGGTACGAGATCAAGCAACCGTGATGTGCAGATCAAGCCCATGAAATTGTTCGACTGTGCAATGCGGACAGACTCTTTGATGCTCATATCCCGCCGGCCACAATTAGTGACTATGTTCGAGTTGAGCACAGCATCGCCGTTGATCTCAGGCGCCACGCCGAGCTCGTTGCAGAGAAGGACGGGATCTGTCCGAGTTAGCTATGATTTCTGCGAAGTGCCAGCTCATGGGTCAATACTCACAATTCGGCTGCTTCCAGTTCAACGCTATGCAAACGTCTGGGTTGTAGCTTGAGAAGACGAAGCTCCTCTGCGGGCTGTCGTTTAGCTCGCGCAAGTGCCGCGCATGATCAAACACGACCTTGAGCACGCCGTCAACGACCACGTTGATGTTTTGAGTAGGTCCAAGGCGCAtcgcctcttcttcggcccTCGTGGGGTAGCAGACGTGCATCTCCAAGTGCAGATCTGCTGGCAAGATCGCCAGGAGAGATTCCAGCGAGCATCGTGACTGAGCGATGATCTGCTGTGCTGCAGCAAGATTGTCGCGATCAATGCCGGCACTGACAAGATCCTTGATCACACCTTTCCCCAAACCAGCCTGGATTGCCTGATCTCGAAATTCTTGATACGTCAATCTGCTGACCAAGTCGTTGCGACTGCTCGGTAGCGACCAGTTATTGTAAAGCACAGGCACGCCATCAGCGGTCACCTGCACAAATAGCCGCAAAAAGTCACCAGACAAGCTGCTTCCAGTGATCAAATTGCTTGGATGATTCTCAACCTGGCTGGTGGCCTTCCAGTATGTTGCGAAATGGGTGATCTCAAGCGGAATCCCATGGAACGGTGTCACAACTTGGTAATGGAAGCTGACCCTGCCTATGGCCCGTAGTCGCGGGTCGAATAGTTCGAGATGCCAGTCCCCAGAGCTGCTTGCCTTGCCTGTGAAGACACgactcgaagctgctgcacggGCAATGACCTTACTTCCAAAGGTGGGGAAAATGTCGAAATCAATGCTGAAGTTGTCAAGGTCCTCAATCTGGAACGAGAGATTCTTCATGTCATCCTGTATGGGCAATGGGAGATTGCGTGGGATGAGGTCCGACGATTTGGATGATATCGTCAGGCGTGCTGCTGGATATTTGCTGTCTCCATAGAACTCGATTGCTTCACCCTCTTTCTCGCCAAACGATAGCTGAATGAAAGTTTTTGTGGTATCCAAGAAATTGTGCCCGTATCGTCGCAGTGGGATGATCGGCGGTGGCAGCTCGAGAGAGGGAATGTTCTCAGCGTCGGGATGTGCTTGAGTGGGGGTTGCTGCGATGGT comes from the Cercospora beticola chromosome 4, complete sequence genome and includes:
- the RPL31 gene encoding 60S ribosomal protein eL31 (BUSCO:EOG09265EOF), with product MSSKTQTKKPAGKSGRSAIEDVVAREYTIHLHKRVHGVSFKKRAPRAIKEIRAFAEKAMGTSDVRLDPQLNKKVWESGIKGVPFRLRVRISRKRNDEEGAKEKLYSYVQAVNVKNPKGLLTAVVEDQQ